The proteins below come from a single Aspergillus oryzae RIB40 DNA, chromosome 5 genomic window:
- a CDS encoding type I polyketide synthase (polyketide synthase modules and related proteins), translating into MGSEPIAIIGLSCKFAGDATSPAKFWSLLEEGRSAWSEVPSSRFNPKGAYHPSREKLSTSHIRGGHFLQEDLGLFDAAFFGFSTETASTLDPQFRLQLESVYEALENAGLSLSQVAGSNTSVFAGTFFHDYRDALVRDEDNLPRSFITGIGSAMASNRISHFFDLRGASMTIDTGCSTTLVALCQAVENLRSRGSDMSIVGGANVLLNPDNFKALGSFGFLSPDGKCFAFDERANGYGRGEGVATIVIKRLEDAVAAGDPIRAIIRESVLNQDGKTESLTSPSQDAQEALMRHCYAKAGIDPGQTQYFEAHGTGTATGDPIEARAITSVFQSHRRREDEALRIGSVKTNIGHTEATSGLASVIKVVMAMEKGVLPPSINFEKPNPQLALDDWRLKVVTELEKWPVAPGQAMRASVNNFGYGGSNAHIIMEDANGLLRNRSVNGHINGHVNGHANGNINGVDAHANGATGDKYRLLVISAKDEHVHQNMVARLAEFLRQKERDGSKDTEDFLQNLVYTLGQRRTVFPWVAAYPVPITQGLDGVAKVLETPKFRPSRPSQRPRIGMVFTGQGAQWYAMGRELITTYPVFKASLEEADGHLRDLGADWSLMEELGRDAKASRVNQTAFSIPICAAVQIALVRLLETWGVTPAAVTSHSSGEIAAAYTVGAISLRLAMAIAYYRSKLAAEMTSSGPIKGGMLAVGLGHVDVEQYLERLTCDARAVVACVNSPSSTTMAGDVEAIEELETLLKAEDVFARRLRVDTAYHSHHMEPVAENYRQALRKMPKEEPKTKRLESIAFASPVTGYRMTSTRAIANPEHWVGSLMQPVQFVDAFIEMVQGDLSAEAGSNSVDIIVEVGPHTALGGPIQEILTMEEFEGVRLPYYGTLVRHAHAVESLQTLASNLLKEGYPINIESVNFPQGRSQNVRVLTDLPSYPWNHQTRHWLEPRLNLGYRQRDQRPHELLGSLVPGTNPEAPVWRHILRASESPWVQDHVIQSMMLYPGCGFICLAIEAATQQLLIAEEQEDREISGYKIQDVNVQQALVIPDTAEGIEIQTALRPVSDKAIGLQGWKEFEVFSITSENRWMRHAQGLIMVEFNNVQKDVCSTEQEIRHARLIDANDMWSTLEPLGIKYGPTFRNIGDIHQSKTELRSTSTITVPDTSVPNDLPRNHIIHPATLDAVAQAAFTALPGVAFHQESSRVFQSIERLWVSSKISRETGQVFKCHTKLDYADVQGIRAGVVLFEQDRPVVEVHGLQLRSLGGNGTQSLQGGLCAKVVWERDLDLNFESDGASHTGEGADLRRLSLYFMEDALADISPLEADKLQGHYRDAYAWMKDKLQSTTLDSIRPDRATLTRQVAEASPRGEMLCRVGPCLAAILRGQKALQDLTNEGGLLEKWSSDNGDGVAQGAALLRQIVHKRPRARVLEIGARLDGTTRAMLEALGQLGSLYHFSNATDDEFKHAGQELAAWSNILMFDTLDVAKEPSLQGFELGSYDVVIVSGIVQPLAQSLANLQALIKPGGKLLMVQTPHYELDRELLLGLLPEWWDAKSNGPNASLDAVSWAELLKDAGFSGVDVAVSDSKGETAHQTSTIISTVPPMDVAPLPRSEDIILITSNRAGVPPPQWLEGLQSLISRLDPDTAPTPLPDICVLESTSAESYTGKICLFLGEINQPILRDMDATAFEAIKAMTTTCKGLLWVTRGGSVDCERPDLGLAAGYLRTARSEYLGRSYVTLDLDPSATPWSDNDVKAIVQVLRVSFDSSSPGEFEYAMRDGVLKIPRVLDDKPRNRLVSPTDTGGADAITLGPLRQADRELSLHIAVPGRLDTLSFTEDASLSDSGDLSPEIVEIEPHAYGINARDVRVATGQLRGEFMGLECAGIIGRVGAEAAAQGYAIGDKVFGLLPQGQFGSIARTPWTSIMHMPPSISFEEAASLPVAYCTAYICLTGLAHLQPDQTVLIHAAAGSVGQAAIMIARHLGAEVFVTVGTPEKRELMTQKYGIPEDHLFNSRDTSFVEGVLSATHGRGVDIVLNSLSGSLSQESFNLLAPFGHLVDIGQGDLEANSHLAMRPSNHPTTFSAFSLLALAQHNPRQLNRAMVEITKLIGEQQLSPVQPLTSYSMRDVSEAFRHVQTESHAGKTVLSIESDMKVPLLQRSLSPKFSLDASYLLVGGVGGIGCSIARWMADQGAKNIIILSRSAGRSEQAVALIDELSEVGCRVKAASCDVSSESDLADALRQCQEDGLPPVRGVIQGAMVLKDTLLERMTLTDYETAIHPKVHGTWNLHTQFAQKDSLDFVMLSSAVAVAGNASQANYAAGGSYQDALARWRVSQGLPGVSIDLGAVKGIGVAANTGVLGHLQRVGFAPINEEQVLSILGTAILQPYDPQVVVGLDSRPGSHWDAKGESQLGRDMRFAALKPREADGAGGANPTGGANSLASKLAATKSLEQAVECVGAAIAEKISDIFMISLDEIDLAHKPAQYGIDSLVAVELRNMLVQQAAAEVSIFDVMQSVTLSALAATVAAKSAYISQSN; encoded by the exons CAATTTCAAAGCCTTGGGATCATTTGG CTTTCTCTCACCGGATGGTAAATGCTTCGCCTTTGATGAACGTGCCAACGGCTACGGACGGGGCGAGGGCGTAGCCACCATCGTGATCAAACGCCTCGAGGATGCGGTCGCGGCCGGCGATCCCATCCGGGCCATCATCCGGGAGTCGGTCCTGAATCAAGATGGTAAAACTGAAAGTCTCACATCGCCCAGCCAGGACGCTCAAGAAGCTCTCATGCGACACTGCTATGCCAAGGCGGGCATAGATCCGGGTCAGACGCAGTATTTCGAGGCCCACGGCACTGGTACTGCCACTGGTGATCCGATTGAAGCACGGGCGATTACATCCGTCTTTCAGAGTCATAGACGGAGGGAGGATGAGGCATTACGCATTGGCTCCGTCAAGACGAACATTGGCCATACCGAGGCAACGAGCGGGCTGGCTAGTGTTATTAAGGTCGTGATGGCGATGGAGAAAGGTGTGCTTCCACCTTCAATTAACTTCGAGAAGCCCAATCCCCAGTTGGCCTTGGATGATTGGCGACTTAAGGTGGTGACTGAGTTGGAAAAGTGGCCAGTGGCGCCTGGTCAGGCGATGCGAGCGTCCGTGAATAATTTCGGCTACGGCGGCTCCAATGCCCATATCATTATGGAAGATGCCAATGGACTGTTGCGGAACCGCTCTGTCAACGGGCACATCAATGGGCACGTTAATGGGCACGCGAATGGAAATATCAATGGTGTTGACGCTCATGCTAATGGGGCGACTGGCGACAAGTATAGGCTTCTGGTCATCAGCGCCAAAGACGAGCATGTGCACCAGAATATGGTGGCCAGACTCGCAGAGTTTCTTCGTCAGAAGGAACGAGATGGTTCAAAAGATACTGAGGATTTTCTCCAGAACTTGGTCTACACTTTGGGCCAGCGTCGCACCGTGTTCCCCTGGGTGGCAGCATACCCCGTCCCCATAACTCAAGGTCTTGACGGTGTCGCCAAGGTTCTGGAAACGCCCAAGTTCAGACCATCGCGCCCCTCCCAACGCCCACGGATCGGCATGGTCTTCACCGGTCAAGGAGCACAATGGTATGCCATGGGTAGAGAATTAATTACAACGTACCCTGTGTTCAAAGCATCTCTCGAGGAAGCCGATGGGCATCTCCGAGACCTTGGTGCCGACTGGTCACTAATGGAGGAGCTCGGTCGTGATGCCAAGGCAAGCAGAGTCAATCAGACGGCCTTTAGCATCCCGATTTGTGCCGCGGTGCAGATAGCCCTGGTCCGGCTATTGGAGACCTGGGGAGTTACCCCGGCGGCTGTAACAAGTCACTCGAGCGGAGAGATTGCCGCAGCTTATACGGTAGGCGCCATCAGCCTCCGCCTCGCCATGGCGATCGCGTACTATAGGAGCAAGCTAGCCGCTGAAATGACCTCGAGTGGGCCTATTAAGGGTGGCATGCTGGCGGTTGGTCTTGGTCATGTGGATGTGGAACAATACCTAGAGCGCCTTACTTGCGACGCTCGAGCCGTGGTGGCCTGCGTCAACAGCCCGTCTAGCACGACGATGGCAGGTGACGTTGAGGCAATTGAGGAACTCGAGACGTTGCTCAAAGCTGAGGATGTGTTTGCTCGCCGGCTTCGTGTAGACACTGCGTACCACTCCCACCACATGGAGCCAGTTGCAGAGAACTACCGCCAGGCGCTCCGCAAGATGCCAAAGGAAGAGCCAAAGACCAAGCGTCTAGAATCCATTGCGTTTGCATCCCCCGTCACTGGCTACCGCATGACCAGCACCCGAGCTATCGCCAACCCGGAACACTGGGTTGGCAGTCTAATGCAGCCCGTCCAGTTCGTAGATGCCTTCATCGAGATGGTCCAGGGTGACTTGTCCGCTGAGGCAGGTAGCAACAGCGTCGATATCATTGTCGAGGTTGGCCCACACACCGCTCTCGGAGGACCCATTCAGGAGATTCTCACTATGGAGGAATTTGAGGGAGTCCGGCTGCCGTACTATGGTACTCTCGTGCGACACGCTCACGCGGTCGAGAGTCTCCAGACGCTGGCATCGAACTTGCTCAAGGAGGGCTATCCAATTAACATAGAATCCGTAAACTTCCcgcaaggaagaagccagaaCGTGCGCGTCTTGACCGATCTCCCGTCGTATCCCTGGAACCATCAGACAAGACACTGGCTTGAACCGCGGCTCAATCTGGGCTATCGCCAAAGGGATCAACGTCCGCACGAACTACTCGGCTCCCTGGTCCCGGGAACCAATCCTGAAGCACCGGTGTGGCGACACATACTCCGTGCTTCCGAGTCGCCCTGGGTCCAAGACCACGTCATCCAATCCATGATGCTCTATCCCGGCTGTGGGTTTATCTGCTTAGCTATTGAAGCCGCTACGCAACAACTGCTCATCGCCGAAGAACAGGAGGACCGTGAGATATCTGGTTACAAGATTCAAGACGTGAACGTGCAGCAGGCACTCGTCATTCCGGACACAGCTGAAGGCATTGAGATTCAAACAGCTCTCCGTCCCGTCAGTGACAAGGCCATTGGTCTGCAAGGCTGGAAGGAGTTCGAGGTCTTTTCCATTACTTCAGAAAACAGATGGATGCGACATGCACAGGGTCTCATCATGGTTGAGTTCAACAACGTCCAAAAGGACGTCTGCTCAACGGAGCAAGAAATCCGACACGCGCGACTAATCGACGCCAATGATATGTGGAGCACCCTGGAACCTCTCGGCATCAAGTACGGTCCGACGTTCAGGAACATTGGCGACATCCACCAGTCGAAGACAGAACTTCGATCAACAAGCACCATCACTGTGCCCGATACATCTGTACCCAACGACCTACCTCGCAACCACATTATCCACCCTGCCACGCTCGACGCTGTCGCGCAAGCCGCCTTTACCGCTCTTCCCGGCGTTGCTTTCCATCAAGAGAGCTCTCGTGTTTTCCAGTCCATTGAAAGACTCTGGGTCTCGAGTAAAATCAGCCGGGAGACGGGTCAGGTATTTAAATGTCACACAAAGCTGGACTATGCAGATGTACAAGGCATAAGGGCAGGTGTTGTACTTTTTGAGCAAGATAGACCTGTAGTTGAGGTGCATGGACTCCAGCTACGCTCACTGGGTGGGAATGGGACCCAGTCTTTGCAAGGTGGACTCTGTGCCAAGGTGGTTTGGGAGCGCGATCTTGACTTGAATTTTGAGTCAGATGGCGCCTCGCATACCGGTGAAGGTGCGGACCTTCGAAGACTTTCCCTCTATTTTATGGAAGATGCTCTAGCAGACATCTCCCCACTAGAAGCGGATAAGCTTCAGGGCCATTACCGCGATGCCTATGCGTGGATGAAGGATAAACTACAGTCCACGACGTTGGATTCTATACGGCCAGATAGAGCAACTCTCACCCGACAAGTGGCAGAAGCAAGCCCAAGAGGCGAGATGTTGTGCCGTGTGGGCCCATGCTTAGCAGCCATCCTCCGTGGCCAGAAGGCACTCCAAGATCTCACGAACGAAGGTGGCTTACTCGAGAAGTGGTCCTCTGACAATGGCGATGGCGTTGCGCAAGGAGCCGCACTACTTCGCCAAATCGTACACAAGCGACCTCGTGCGCGGGTCCTCGAGATTGGAGCCCGACTCGACGGCACGACACGAGCCATGCTAGAAGCACTGGGTCAACTTGGCTCTTTGTATCACTTTTCCAACGCCACGGATGACGAATTTAAGCATGCCGGACAGGAGCTCGCCGCGTGGTCTAATATTCTTATGTTTGACACGCTCGACGTTGCCAAAGAGCCCTCTTTGCAGGGATTCGAGTTGGGCAGCTACGACGTTGTAATTGTATCTGGAATCGTGCAACCGTTGGCCCAATCTCTGGCAAACTTGCAAGCCCTCATAAAGCCCGGTGGTAAGCTGTTGATGGTCCAGACGCCTCACTACGAGCTTGACAGAGAGCTTCTGCTTGGTCTCCTCCCCGAATGGTGGGACGCCAAGAGCAACGGTCCAAATGCATCCTTGGATGCTGTCTCGTGGGctgagcttctcaaggatGCGGGTTTCAGTGGCGTCGACGTTGCCGTATCTGACTCTAAAGGCGAGACTGCACATCAAACCAGCACGATTATATCAACAGTGCCGCCAATGGATGTAGCCCCGCTGCCTCGCTCCGAGGATATCATTCTCATCACCAGTAACAGAGCAGGGGTTCCTCCACCACAGTGGCTCGAGGGACTGCAGAGTTTGATTTCCAGGTTGGACCCTGACACAGCTCCTACCCCTCTGCCCGATATCTGTGTTCTCGAGTCCACATCGGCAGAATCATATACTGGCAAAATCTGTCTCTTTCTAGGCGAAATCAACCAGCCGATTCTCCGTGACATGGACGCCACAGCCTTTGAAGCCATTAAAGCCATGACCACCACCTGCAAAGGTCTACTTTGGGTGACCCGTGGCGGCTCCGTTGACTGTGAAAGGCCAGACCTCGGTCTTGCGGCAGGATATCTTCGCACCGCAAGGAGCGAGTATCTTGGTCGGTCGTATGTAACATTGGATCTCGACCCCTCTGCAACTCCCTGGTCGGACAATGATGTCAAAGCAATCGTGCAGGTATTGAGAGTGAGCTTCGACAGTTCCTCACCGGGTGAGTTCGAGTACGCCATGCGAGACGGCGTGTTGAAGATACCCCGTGTCCTCGACGATAAGCCCCGTAATCGTCTTGTCTCACCCACCGATACCGGGGGGGCAGACGCCATTACACTAGGGCCCCTACGCCAAGCAGACCGAGAATTGAGCTTACATATTGCTGTTCCCGGTCGGCTTGACACTCTCTCCTTTACGGAAGATGCGTCCCTTTCTGATAGCGGCGACCTGTCTCCTGAAATAGTCGAGATCGAGCCTCATGCATACGGTATCAACGCCCGCGATGTCAGGGTCGCCACCGGCCAGCTACGTGGCGAGTTCATGGGGCTGGAGTGTGCTGGCATCATCGGTCGTGTGGGTGCTGAAGCCGCAGCACAAGGCTATGCTATCGGTGATAAGGTGTTTGGCCTGCTGCCGCAGGGGCAGTTCGGCAGCATCGCACGCACGCCCTGGACAAGTATCATGCATATGCCCCCAAGCATCAGCTTTGAGGAGGCTGCTTCCCTACCTGTCGCTTACTGTACCGCGTATATCTGCCTTACAGGCCTGGCGCATCTGCAACCCGATCAGACGGTTCTCATCCATGCAGCTGCAGGAAGTGTGGGACAGGCGGCTATCATGATCGCGCGTCATTTAGGCGCGGAGGTCTTTGTGACTGTGGGGACTCCCGAGAAACGCGAGTTAATGACACAGAAATATGGTATCCCGGAAGATCACCTCTTCAACAGTCGAGATACGTCATTCGTGGAAGGGGTGCTTAGCGCTACCCATGGCCGCGGCGTCGACATTGTCCTTAACTCCCTATCTGGGTCACTTTCCCAAGAGAGTTTCAATCTACTAGCTCCGTTTGGCCATCTTGTCGACATCGGCCAAGGCGACCTCGAGGCCAATAGCCATCTGGCAATGCGGCCCTCCAATCATCCTACGACCTTTTCGGCGTTTTCGCTGCTCGCTCTAGCCCAACACAACCCGCGTCAGTTGAATCGCGCCATGGTCGAAATCACCAAGCTCATTGGAGAGCAGCAGCTTTCCCCGGTCCAACCCCTCACATCATACTCCATGAGGGACGTTTCAGAGGCGTTCCGCCATGTGCAGACAGAGAGCCATGCCGGTAAAACCGTGTTGTCTATTGAATCAGACATGAAGGTCCCGCTGCTGCAACGATCGCTGTCTCCCAAGTTCTCTCTGGACGCATCATACCTCCTAGTCGGTGGTGTGGGCGGTATTGGATGTTCCATTGCGCGTTGGATGGCCGACCAAGGGGCGAAGAACATCATAATACTATCAAGGAGTGCGGGCCGGAGTGAGCAAGCTGTTGCGCTCATCGACGAACTGAGCGAGGTGGGCTGTCGGGTCAAGGCTGCGAGCTGTGATGTCTCAAGCGAAAGCGACCTTGCAGATGCTCTGCGACAATGTCAAGAAGACGGTCTACCACCCGTCCGTGGTGTGATCCAAGGAGCCATGGTTCTGAAG GATACACTCCTGGAGCGAATGACGCTCACCGATTACGAAACTGCCATCCATCCCAAAGTCCATGGCACATGGAACCTCCACACGCAGTTCGCACAGAAAGACTCTCTGGACTTCGTGATGCTCTCTTCGGCTGTTGCCGTCGCCGGTAATGCCAGCCAGGCAAACTATGCCGCGGGGGGTTCCTACCAAGATGCACTGGCTCGCTGGCGAGTGTCGCAGGGTCTGCCAGGCGTTTCCATCGACCTTGGGGCTGTTAAGGGTATCGGCGTCGCTGCCAATACGGGTGTGTTGGGTCACTTGCAGAGAGTGGGTTTCGCACCCATCAATGAAGAGCAGGTCCTCTCGATCCTCGGTACCGCCATTCTCCAACCATATGATCCGCAGGTGGTGGTCGGGTTGGACTCTCGCCCAGGTTCGCATTGGGATGCCAAGGGCGAGTCCCAGCTCGGACGCGATATGCGGTTTGCTGCCTTGAAACCGCGTGAGGCCGATGGTGCAGGGGGCGCGAATCCAACAGGAGGTGCCAACTCCCTCGCCAGCAAGCTCGCGGCGACCAAGTCACTGGAGCAAGCAGTCGAGTGCGTTGGTGCAGCTATTGCAGAGAAGATCTCggatatcttcatgatcTCTCTTGACGAAATCGACTTAGCCCATAAGCCGGCGCAATACGGAATTGACTCCCTTGTTGCAGTTGAGCTTCGAAATATGCTCGTTCAGCAAGCGGCGGCCGAGGTGTCAATCTTTGATGTTATGCAGAGCGTTACCTTATCTGCGTTGGCGGCCACTGTTGCTGCTAAAAGTGCATATATCAGCCAGTCGAATTAG
- a CDS encoding uncharacterized protein (predicted protein) — protein sequence MALSIAELAPQDEKLQLLLEAIDSASRGTLQVVLKAIYQDDQSIRDRVSNSLLITEDQVRIPSKDDEESDEEGSEDEKDEDDEDDEQSESEDENPRSERRRSNQQATGSKRLRHRYAYCENCDKGFDVTKNTKPAEDIIQTKD from the exons ATGGCTCTTTCAATTGCAGAGCTGGCTCCCCAAGATGAAAAGCTCCAACTGCTTTTGGAAGCTATCGACTCGGCGTCGCGTGGTACACTCCAGGTAGTCTTAAAGGCAATTTATCAAGATGATCAATCTATCAGGGATCGCGTGTCGAACTCGCTTCTTATTACCGAGGATCAAGTCCGAATACCTTcgaaagatgatgaggaaagcGATGAGGAGGGGAGTGAGGAcgagaaggacgaggatgatgaggatgatgagcagTCAGAGTCAGAGGACGAAAACCCACGgtccgaaagaagaagatcgaacCAACAAGCTACGGGCTCTAAGCGACTTCGACATCGTTATGCCTATTGCGAAAACTGCGATAAGGGGTTTGATGTTACGAAGAATACAAAACCAGCTGAAGATATCATACAG ACAAAAGATTGA
- a CDS encoding aldo/keto reductase (predicted oxidoreductases (related to aryl-alcohol dehydrogenases)) has translation MKYVRLGTSGLKVSPICVGCMSFGSPGKPLEWTIPEEEALPVLDHCYRSGLNFYDTANVYSNGESEVILGKAIKQYNWSRESIVIATKVWAPVGRNSERPLGMSQEERDNNGYLNQYGLSRKHIFDSIDASLKRLDLPYVDLLQIHRFDPNTSPKETMEALHDVVKSGKVRYIGASSMFAHQLLEYQYTARMNGWTEFITMQNLYNAAYREEEREMFPALEKFGMGCIPWSPIAMGLLARPWNSNDTARGESMKGGLLGNPLTDADKKINEKIGEIAASRGVSMATVALAWVLSKPFITSPIVGMSKKERVDEAIQAIEFKLSEEEIKSIDDLYEPRRIMGHS, from the coding sequence ATGAAGTACGTACGCCTCGGAACCAGCGGACTCAAAGTCTCCCCAATCTGCGTGGGCTGCATGAGCTTCGGCTCCCCAGGAAAGCCCCTAGAATGGACaatcccggaagaagaagctctcCCCGTTCTCGACCACTGCTACCGGTCGGGTCTCAACTTCTACGACACAGCCAATGTCTACTCCAACGGCGAGTCAGAGGTCATTCTTGGAAAGGCGATCAAGCAGTACAACTGGAGCCGCGAGAGCATCGTCATCGCCACCAAGGTGTGGGCGCCTGTCGGACGGAACTCGGAAAGACCACTCGGCATGTCCCAAGAGGAACGCGATAACAACGGATATCTGAACCAGTACGGATTAAGTCGGAAACATATCTTCGACAGCATCGATGCGAGTCTGAAGAGGCTCGATCTGCCGTATGTCGACCTGCTGCAGATCCATCGTTTTGATCCCAACACATCGCCCAAGGAGACGATGGAGGCGCTCCACGACGTCGTTAAGTCCGGGAAAGTCCGGTATATCGGTGCCTCGTCAATGTTCGCGCACCAGCTGTTGGAGTACCAGTACACGGCTCggatgaatggatggacGGAGTTCATCACCATGCAGAATCTGTATAACGCTGCTTATCGCGAGGAGGAGCGGGAAATGTTCCCTGCGCTTGAGAAGTTCGGAATGGGATGTATCCCGTGGAGTCCTATTGCTATGGGGCTGTTGGCAAGGCCGTGGAATAGCAACGATACTGCTCGCGGGGAGTCGATGAAAGGGGGACTCCTCGGGAACCCTCTCACCGACGCGGATAAGAAGATTAATGAGAAGATTGGAGAAATAGCTGCCAGCCGTGGGGTCTCCATGGCTACTGTTGCGCTTGCTTGGGTGTTGTCGAAGCCCTTCATTACCTCGCCGATCGTGGGAATGAGCAAAAAGGAGAGAGTGGATGAGGCGATTCAGGCTATTGAGTTCAAGCTcagtgaagaggagatcaagagTATCGATGACTTGTACGAACCGAGGAGGATCATGGGGCACAGCTGA